The following nucleotide sequence is from Zingiber officinale cultivar Zhangliang chromosome 10A, Zo_v1.1, whole genome shotgun sequence.
AAACTGGTTGCGACCATAGATAGTGCGATCTCCAAGGTGCTTAAGGGACATAAGGGACCTGTGACTAGTCTATCTTTTGATCCATTGAATGAGTTCTTGGCGTCTGTCGATTCACTTGGTACTGTCATATATTGGGAGCTTCAATCAGGAAAGCAGGTGCACACGCTGAAGGCCATCGCGCGTAATTGCGATGCAGATCCTTTGTGTATCAACGTGATAAGCTGGAGCCCAAGCGGTGATACTTTGGCTGTTGCAGGGCTGAAGAATGATGTGGTAATGTATGACAGAGACACAGCGGAGAAACTGTACACACTGAAAGGTGACCATGAAAGGCCCGTTTGCTATTTGGCATGGTCTCCCAATGGCAAATACATGGCAACTTCGGGACTAGACAAGCAGGTCTTGATATGGGATGTGGATCTCAGGCAAGATATCGAAAGACATAAATTTGATGAAAGAATCTGCTCCTTCGCCTGGAAGCAAAATGGAAATGCTTTAGCTGTTATTGATGTAATGTGCAAGTTTGGCATATGGGAATCTGCCGTTCCTTCATGCATGAAGTCTCCAACAGAAGGTGCTGCACAGGCTAGAGACAAAAATGAGCGTTTATTCGACGAAGATGATGAAAGCCCAAGTGCTTCTGGAAGTTTGGATGATAATGTTGATGAGAGTCATGATGAATCTGCCCCAACAACCAGGAAAAGATTGAGAAAGCAATCTGCATCTAATGAGGTTACTGATGCAGATAGTGATGGGGAGGATGCACTGCTGCGCCAGATTGAATCTCGAAAGAGACACACTGCTAAACACAAGAAGCATGCTAGATATGCTAAAGAAGATAGCGCAAGTTCTTTGAACTTCTCAATGCCAAAAATGCAAGCAGCCTTTCAACCTGGCTCTACTCCAGCACAGCTCGGGAAGCGGCATTTCCTTGTCTATAATATGCTTGGAAGTATCACTACAATTGAAAATGAGGGATACTCCCACATAGAGGTGATTGCAGGTTCTATTGTCTATCTTATTGCTTTTGTGATAAGCTTCTTTTGTGCTTGATTTAAGGAATTAAGCTGCTCTAGACTATCTGTGGCTTCATATTGATTGATCAATACATCCTATTTATGGTTTCACAGGTTGATTTCCATGATACTGGAAGAGGTCCAAGAGTTCCTGCCATGACTGATTATTTTGGTTTTACAATGGCTGCTCTGAATGAAAATGGAAGTGTTTTTTCAAATCCATGCAAAGGAGAAAATAACATGAGCACTCTTATGTATCGGCCTTTCGCTAGCTGGGCCAATAACAGTGAGGTAAGAATCGTAAGACCACCGTAGGCATTTGCATCAACAATAGAGACAATATGCCTTCTTAACATTGTTAGATTTGTTTGTTTTTTATATGGTTCAGTGGTCAATGAGGCTTGAGGGAGAGGAAGTGAAGGCTGTGGCACTTGGAACTGGCTGGGTGGCTGCAGTAACCAACCTTAATTGGCTGCGCATCTTCAGCGAAGGCGGTTTGCAGGTGTGAATATGTTAAAACCTTTTTTTCTCAGTTTCGTATGGTAGCTATGTTGATTGTATCACAAGGTCACATTTGTGCTTATTTTTAGGAAATACTTTTCATTTCTTGCACATGCAACTAGTGATATAGTTATTTCATCTTTGATTTCTTCATTTATTATGCTACGGTATATACACCAACAACAGGGTATATTGTTGACATGTCGATCAATCTTCCTTGTAGAGAGACATTCTCTGCCTAAATGGCCCGGTGGTGACTGCAGTTGGTTACAAGGATAACTTGGCCATAGTCACTCATGCTTCAGCTTGTCTGCCTTCAGGAGATCAGGTTTGTCAATGTAGTTGTTGTCAGTTGGATTACAACATTCTTAATCTAATGGTTCGGTGTCGTCGTATCAACTGCAGATGCTTGAAGTTAGAGTACTTAAAATATCGAAACGAACCGAAGTCATCAAATGTTGCCTACCactaagcccttcttcttctttaacATGGTTTGGGTTCAGTGAGGAAGGacaattaagttcatatgattctAAGGTATGTTCAACTTAAGCATTAATCTGGACATTATCTTTGGTTTGAAGGCATTATAAACTCAGTGAATCTTCGTAGGGAGTGCTCAGAGTTTTCAGCCATCAGTATGGAGGCACTTGGCTTCCGATCTTCAGGTGCCTCACTTTGTGCTTAGATAGTTTACAAAGCTAtgatattgatattgatattattATTGTTGCAGTGCTCTTAAAGCTCGCAAATCTGATGATGAAAATTACTGGATAGTTGGTCTGAATGAAAGCAAATTATTCTGTATCATATGCAAATCCCCCGAAACTTATCCGACGGTACTGATTCAAATTCCTTTTCCATTTATCGATAAATGTTCTACATCTAACATTGCATCTACTTGTTCCCAGGTGATGCCTAAACCTGTTCTCGAGCTACTAAGCTTCTCATTTCCTCTCGCGTCTTCTGACCTTGGTGCTTCCGATCTCGAAAGTGAACTCTTAATGAATCAGTTCAATCTCTCAAAGGTTCATCCTGTTCAATTTCCCACTTGGCTAATTACGATGGCTACTTGCTCATTAGTTCTGAATTTTGTATAACTCAGACCCTGGAGAAGATCGAAGAGTTGGCCATGGCTGGTCTCAATAGTGATGCACTTGATGATGAGGCCTTCAACATAGAAACAGCCATCGACCGATGCATATTGAGGCTCATTGCTAGTTGTTGTAACGGTAAGAGTGCAAATTCTAAATCTGAAACTCTCAGTTAAGCAAAACTATGTGCTCAGCAGATGATCATTACTGTTATTCATGCTGTCAACTGAAGGTAATAAGCTTGTTCGGGCTACTGAGTTGGCTAATTTGCTGATCCTGGAGAAATCAGTCAGAGGTGCAATCAAACTTGTTACGGCGCTCAAACTTCCCATATTGGCAGAACGGTTGAATGCTATTCTAGAGGTAATTTTTTGTCGAGTAACTTTTTCACACTTGACTTGGAGCCACCTAATTCTTATAGGAACAAATACTAACTTTTCAGGAAAGATTGTTGAATGGATTTGGAACTTCAGCCATTCCTCGGGTGTCTGCAGTCGATGTCTCATTGCCATCGGGTGTCATTAGAACTGAGGGTACAATTTTGTCTCCGTCACCCGGACTAGCTCACCTACACTTATCGAAGCAAGTAACAACAGAAGATAAGACTAATCCTGTTGGAGTAAAAGATAGTTGTGAAGTCACCAAAATTGAGGAAGCCAGATCTCATCAGACAAAGGCATCAACTAACAAACTCGCAAACAATGAAGCAAACAGCAAAAGCAAAAACTTGGAGGCATGCAGAAGCAATGGCGAGAAGCCAATTGAAGTCAGTTTGGAAGGGGGGAAGAACAATGCAAAGCAGCCTCAGAAACCAACAAATCCTTTTGCTAGGAAGACTACAAAGCAACCTCAAAAACCAATAAACCCGTTTGCTAAGCTGGAGAAGGCAGACAAGAGATGTTAAAATTCAGCTTCAGCATCATTGCCGCCTCTTAATTCTAAGGCTTGATTTCATGAATTTTACACCTTGAGCTTTTGTCCCAAAAGTTACCAAACCTGTAAATGGATGTTAAGAGTTTTATGACCAAATCAAGAGGATCCTAGTTTAACTAACATTATAGCCATGTTTTATTGTTGAAGCATGAAATTGGATTTCAATTTGCAAAAATGATACAAAATGATTGAATTTTGTTTTAGAATTGTGAGATTTCTAAGAGATTCTCAATTTCAGTTATTATGTTTATATCTTTTGATTGTAATAGAACAAGTACAACTTTATTTAAGAGTTTGAAATGCATCAAATGCACGACTAGACACTTGCCAAACTCCTCGATGATTCGGGTATGATTAATTGTACCTCTTGTACGCAATCCTAACTTGCTTCGTGTAAAACTAGCCCTAATCGGCTCGAAACTCTTCACTAGATTCTCAAAAGCCAAGAATTGTGTCCACATCACTTTTAGAGATGAAAGCACTAAGTGCTCATTTTAAGGGAAACCCTTCTTTAAACTTTCCCGCGAAAAGATAGATCCTTTCACAGGAAAGGCAAAAGGAAACCAACCAAACATTGAGCACATTTTGCACACTTCCATAGCTTTTTCCATGGATGAGATGAGCTCTTGATCAAACATCGTGTGTAGTACGAGTAAAGTGGATACTATACATGGAAGCTTTGGATGCCATTTTAGGACAATTGAAACTTCAATCATACAGTGTTAGAGGTGATCATGGCATCGATGGTCAGTCCTACTCGGAGCCCCTTCTTTCGGCTCGTGAAGCAAATGATTGGTGGACGTTCTAACCATTGATTAGGTCTCGGGTGTCAAAATGATAGCATTCTATCCACAAGGACATTGAACCAACATTATcttctttgtttcaaactcattcgATCGAGTGGCCATTGCTCCAAAAGTTCAAATTATTGGAAAAAGAGGGAAATTTACTACCCATAAACCCGCAAGATAAAAACAATGAACTCACTCGCTCCATTTAAGGTTAAGCGATCTCTTGACGACAACAAGAGTTAATctcttccttagaattttttttaaacaaaatagtAGCAATATTCAATTTATTGTTGTCAAATTACAATTGAGGTAGGCATTCAATTCACTAATCATAGAACCAATTTCTTGTCCTTCCAAATTCAAGCTATAGAAAATAGTGGGCATGTGCCATGTGACATCTGCATTTTGTCCATGGCTTGTTGGTCGCAAATCCTTTTGTTACCATCATTGAGAGGTTGGATGTCCACTTTAGTTGCTCGAGTCTATAATTTGTTTTGACGAAAATTCTAAATCCTAAACTCTCATATGTGCATGGAGTTGgctaaaaagaaaagttaagagtAGACTTGTTTGAATTGATTTTGAACAAGAGAAGCCAAAAGAAGTTTGTCGATTAGCCTAGTCTCTTAAGTTCGTGTCAAGTTTGATTATGTGAATTAACTATATTTAGATTCAAATGAATCaacatatataataaaatttcttataaAGATAGTGTGCACCACCATAATTGCCTTGTATGGCACTTTAGGGGTTTGGTGCCCTAATGCCTTGCCCCATCCTTaaggaaaggagaagaggaagatgcATTGTGAAGACAACCCAATCAATACTATTAATCATTTAACTCCCTTCACATTGTCCTTTGTATATGAATGATTTATCCTATGTCCGTAAGATATGTGCAGGGCGGATCCAGAATTTCAAATTTGAGGGGTCGAATTTAAATTTGggaaaaaggggggggggggtgttctTGTGCCCCCTAATCATATGCTAGATCTGTCCTTGAatatgtgtattttttttgtgCGAATTattgaatgattttttttaatagacaATTGATTTAAGAAAATTGGACTGATGGGTTGTTTAGTATAAGCGTTTcttgatttatcctgatgattAGTGAGAAATTTTCATAGGATCAGACCGATTATTCTAAAATTAATCAGTGTAAACTAAAAACCGATACCAACTAAAAAACAAAGAATGATTTATCAAAGAACCTTGTCTTAAAGTTGCTTTCATCTTCCACTGCTCAGACTCCAATCTTCCACCTTTAGGGTTCAACGTTCCTCAACTATTCTATTTTAATggttcattttaaaaatctttatttAGAAATGAAGTTACTAGTAACGATATTATAGTACCACAATGTATTGAGGAGATTTATAAATAGATAATGTTTTATATTTTGACAGACTTTTAGTAAACAATTAAAGTAAATATGCTACAAAAGCCGATAAGTTTAAAAATGACACCTTTTTGTTTTTAATCATAAAGATactcccattttttttttttttatcaaaacagTCTTCTTTTCCTTGTTCAATCATATACATTTGCCCATCAACACTTACACTTAGTACTATtctcattattatttttatctaaatTTTGAACTAGTCGGACGTGATACAATTTTGTAGTTGTTATATATGTTATAGTAACTACAGTTTTATAACTACTACAACATATACTTAATATGTTGAAAAATATTCACATTGTAACAGTTATGAAATTATAGCtgttataattatatatttagtTATAGTAGTTATGATTTTATAGCTATTACAACTACAGATTCAACCTAGTTGTAACAATTACAGTTTCGTAGCTATTATAATTACAGATTCAGTTAGCTACAATTGTAGATTCAATTTGCTTGACTATAAATCATTTGAGTTGTAAAGATAAGATATTAAAATGGATGCGCGAACATATAAGGATgaacaagataaaaaataaaattattagaaaGAAAGTCTTGCacttattaaaagaaaattttgagaaatatatatttaaacgACCAATAAATGATTCAGTTAGAATAAATGttcatatcaaatgaggaagataaaaaaatttaattaacaataataaaataaaataaattttatttaaatataaataatgatataataaaaaataaaatctaataacATAGAAGTACCCATATAGTCAATcacatttattgttattattataattatttataaaattatcttCATTTTATATATTTATCCACCTAAATAAACCCCCGCATATGATAGATGATGAAGGTCAAATCAAGAGGTTAGCATGTCCAAATCAAGGCTTTGGGTGTGGTCCGACCACCCAATTTGGTCCATCAATTTTGACCATTTTGGTCTCTTAATGAACCGGTGACGGCGACCACGTACCAATttcagttaatttaattttcatataatcaaattaattaattaattaattatgaaatagaagaaaaaacattcacatctttaaaaatattatgtttttaattaaaaaaaaatagagggtGTTTTGGTATTAATTAAAAATGTCTATGGGTTTTTTAAAAACGGTAAAATTCTAAGTAAGGGAGCAGCAAGAGCAAAGTAATAAAAAGGCAACACATTTCCTTGGAATAAAGAGAACGGTGGCGATGGTGCTTCTTCCTCTGCCCCCCTTCGCTCGTAGATCGCACTGGGCGGTGGTCAATCAATGATGATTCAACCTCTCTCCTTCTCTCTGATGCGGCAGCGTTGAGGTATAAATGCAGCAATCATCTCTCCTCTCTCTCCtcatctcctcctcctccctcaCGGGCACCTCCTTTGTTGCACCTGTACCTCCCTCGGCGCGATATTAGCCTGCGAGCGCAGAAGAAGACACGGAGGGGGGAAAAGGCCAAATTGGAGCGAGCTCGATTTGTCCGGAAGCATTCTAGGGCAAAAGCCGCGTTTTTGACGGAGGCGGGGAGATTAAAGGTGGGGGAATATCTCGAGCGGGCATCTTCGCTTTCCGGATTCTGGGTCGGGGCACTCGAGTAGGGGAAAAGGTGCGATCTTTGATGCGATGGCTTGAGTTCTGCTGCTGTTCCCGTCTTGCTCGCTGATAGAGTGATAGGTGGGGATTCTCTCTATGCGTCGCGTTGTCTTTTCGCCTCTCTTGCGTCTTGATTTCTTCTCGCACCTTGTCGTCTTTGTTCAGTTCTTGAGCTTTTTCTCTGCTATTGGGGAAACCTAGGTAGACCGCTCATTTACTGCCATTCTTAGCTTTAATTCGGTCATAGTATCGGTTGGTGATAGCTCCTAGAAAAGGTTCCTTTCCTGTTGATTTCACATACTTGTGATGATAAAAAAAGCTGCTAATATCTGAAGCAGTGTCCTAGTGCCTCTGAAGAATCTCTGGTTCTGTATTTATTagttctttccctttttcttttttttttttacttttgctaATTGTTCATTTCAATGTAGTTTAACTCGCCTCTCATCTATATAGATGTCCTCTTCTAGATTGAAAGGGTACTGCTTCACCATTTTGATGTGTATTTTTCCCCCCCTTTTTCTCCATTGTGTCATTCTGTAGCTGAGATTCTTAAAATTTCTTGCAACAGATCTGAAGTGGAAGATAAAGGTATAATCTTGTTCTTGTTTCCAGGACAAAGTAAGGATAAATCGTTTACTGTAGCCGTGTCTGAAGATCCACTGCCAAGGTTGGAGACATCGATCGACATGAATGAGAACAAGTTTGTGTTGAATAGCCATCATGATGGCGGTGAATGGCAATTTAACACCCCTGCGATGAGCATGGTGCCGCTGCCGCTGAGCGCCCCTTCTCTTGCAGGCGGCCTCATGAATCAGAACACTCGATCGTCATATCTTTCGACTCCAATGGTGGAGGTCTTTAGCCCTGGTCAATGGAACCACCACCCTACTAGTTCACCAAACATGGCCCTTGGAGAAAGCAATTTCGCAAGCACGAGCTCCATCAACAGCATACCAGTTGGAAAACCAGTAGCAATATCACCCAGAGGGATGCTAGTATCGACTGCACCGAGAATTTTCCCCACCAGCCTGCCTCATTTCCCTGTTGATTCAGCTTTTGTCGAGAGGGCAGCAAGGTTCTCATGTTTTGGTAGTGGTAATTTTAGCGGCATAAACTTCTTCAGTTCGTCTCCAGCAATGGCTCCTTCAAACAATGAAGGCATTGGGGATCAGGTTCAGAAGGATGAATTGCTGCAAGTGGATCATGAATCGCTTAATGGAAGCACAATGAAAAACCAAGGAGACCAAAACTCTCAGATCGGCAATGGTGAATCACGTGTGGTGATTTTTCCTGAAGATGGCCTAGAAGGAAATACTGGTTCAACTGATGCAGCTTTAAATTCATCGTCTAGTGACCGTGGAGTGAATAAGAGGAGAAAAACCGTACCGGTAAATTCATCGCATTGTTTTCCTATGTTAGCAATTGGCCTGTGGTACCTAACTCTCAAAGTTTCTTGTTTTTTCTAGGATATTGAAAGGGATCCAGTGCAAGGAGGCCGGCAATCTTCCTCAGAAACCACAAAGGAGAACATTGAGAATAAACAAAAAGTAGAGCAGATCAATTCTAAACAAATC
It contains:
- the LOC122026406 gene encoding transcription factor bHLH76-like isoform X1 — protein: MSSSRLKGSEVEDKGIILFLFPGQSKDKSFTVAVSEDPLPRLETSIDMNENKFVLNSHHDGGEWQFNTPAMSMVPLPLSAPSLAGGLMNQNTRSSYLSTPMVEVFSPGQWNHHPTSSPNMALGESNFASTSSINSIPVGKPVAISPRGMLVSTAPRIFPTSLPHFPVDSAFVERAARFSCFGSGNFSGINFFSSSPAMAPSNNEGIGDQVQKDELLQVDHESLNGSTMKNQGDQNSQIGNGESRVVIFPEDGLEGNTGSTDAALNSSSSDRGVNKRRKTVPDIERDPVQGGRQSSSETTKENIENKQKVEQINSKQIEKNGKDNSEFVKEGYVHVRARRGQATNSHSLAERVRREKISERMKYLQELVPGCSKVTGKAVMLDEIINYVQSLQRQVEFLSMKLAAVNPQLDFGIEGLLAKNLLRTHGSSSSATGFSPEMIYPQAYPSQHNLVHTGISAMASHSDTFRRAISTQSTASGYKESPLQVQPMHIPWNEELITQMAYGANPSNPQNMHSKADDFAI
- the LOC122026406 gene encoding transcription factor bHLH76-like isoform X2; the protein is MNENKFVLNSHHDGGEWQFNTPAMSMVPLPLSAPSLAGGLMNQNTRSSYLSTPMVEVFSPGQWNHHPTSSPNMALGESNFASTSSINSIPVGKPVAISPRGMLVSTAPRIFPTSLPHFPVDSAFVERAARFSCFGSGNFSGINFFSSSPAMAPSNNEGIGDQVQKDELLQVDHESLNGSTMKNQGDQNSQIGNGESRVVIFPEDGLEGNTGSTDAALNSSSSDRGVNKRRKTVPDIERDPVQGGRQSSSETTKENIENKQKVEQINSKQIEKNGKDNSEFVKEGYVHVRARRGQATNSHSLAERVRREKISERMKYLQELVPGCSKVTGKAVMLDEIINYVQSLQRQVEFLSMKLAAVNPQLDFGIEGLLAKNLLRTHGSSSSATGFSPEMIYPQAYPSQHNLVHTGISAMASHSDTFRRAISTQSTASGYKESPLQVQPMHIPWNEELITQMAYGANPSNPQNMHSKADDFAI
- the LOC122026405 gene encoding WD repeat and HMG-box DNA-binding protein 1-like codes for the protein MKRTSLKLREAHKSNGSPAFCSIAWGADGRDLVTASASDPSILIHDASQLSNPAKELRYHKDGVTALAFSPDYASLASGSIDHSVKIYTLPEGEFQSNITRFTLPIRSLAFNKSGSLLAAAGDDDGIKLVATIDSAISKVLKGHKGPVTSLSFDPLNEFLASVDSLGTVIYWELQSGKQVHTLKAIARNCDADPLCINVISWSPSGDTLAVAGLKNDVVMYDRDTAEKLYTLKGDHERPVCYLAWSPNGKYMATSGLDKQVLIWDVDLRQDIERHKFDERICSFAWKQNGNALAVIDVMCKFGIWESAVPSCMKSPTEGAAQARDKNERLFDEDDESPSASGSLDDNVDESHDESAPTTRKRLRKQSASNEVTDADSDGEDALLRQIESRKRHTAKHKKHARYAKEDSASSLNFSMPKMQAAFQPGSTPAQLGKRHFLVYNMLGSITTIENEGYSHIEVDFHDTGRGPRVPAMTDYFGFTMAALNENGSVFSNPCKGENNMSTLMYRPFASWANNSEWSMRLEGEEVKAVALGTGWVAAVTNLNWLRIFSEGGLQRDILCLNGPVVTAVGYKDNLAIVTHASACLPSGDQMLEVRVLKISKRTEVIKCCLPLSPSSSLTWFGFSEEGQLSSYDSKGVLRVFSHQYGGTWLPIFSALKARKSDDENYWIVGLNESKLFCIICKSPETYPTVMPKPVLELLSFSFPLASSDLGASDLESELLMNQFNLSKTLEKIEELAMAGLNSDALDDEAFNIETAIDRCILRLIASCCNGNKLVRATELANLLILEKSVRGAIKLVTALKLPILAERLNAILEERLLNGFGTSAIPRVSAVDVSLPSGVIRTEGTILSPSPGLAHLHLSKQVTTEDKTNPVGVKDSCEVTKIEEARSHQTKASTNKLANNEANSKSKNLEACRSNGEKPIEVSLEGGKNNAKQPQKPTNPFARKTTKQPQKPINPFAKLEKADKRC